The following proteins come from a genomic window of Actinopolyspora saharensis:
- a CDS encoding AGE family epimerase/isomerase, which produces MIDPHSPEHRDWLNTERRRLLDFAASSRMTRGGFGWLDESGVPDSERPVETWITARMTHVFSLAHLNGAPAAAEIADHGVQALLGPLRDQAHGGWFTSTTDATKGAYEHAFVVLAASSAAAAERPGARELLDEALHIVDSGFWDEQAGLALESWDRQWGSTEQYRGANSNMHMVEAMLAAGDVTGERIWHQRALRIAGTLIDEVARTHAWRLPEHFTPDWEPDPEYNRARPHDPFRPHGTTVGHWLEWARLLLHLEASLGDAAPNWLISDARNLFEAGIQHGWHADGHPGFVYTLDWQDRPQVRERMHWVATEAILSAAALHQRTGEAYYQQWYATFWDFARTHHIDHGRGSWLHELTPDGRPSRSVWSGKPDVYHAYQATLFPQLPLAPAAAVALRN; this is translated from the coding sequence GTGATCGATCCGCACTCCCCCGAACACCGCGACTGGCTGAACACGGAACGGCGCAGATTGCTCGACTTCGCCGCCTCGTCCCGGATGACGCGAGGAGGTTTCGGCTGGTTGGACGAGTCCGGGGTCCCGGACTCCGAACGTCCGGTGGAAACCTGGATCACGGCCCGAATGACCCACGTGTTCAGCCTGGCCCACCTCAACGGCGCACCGGCTGCGGCGGAAATCGCCGATCACGGAGTGCAGGCCCTGCTCGGGCCGCTCCGGGACCAAGCGCACGGTGGCTGGTTCACCAGCACGACCGACGCCACCAAGGGGGCCTACGAGCACGCCTTCGTCGTGCTCGCGGCGAGCAGCGCCGCGGCCGCGGAGAGGCCCGGGGCGCGCGAGCTGCTGGACGAGGCGCTGCACATCGTCGACAGCGGATTCTGGGACGAGCAGGCAGGACTCGCCCTGGAAAGCTGGGACCGGCAGTGGGGCTCCACCGAGCAGTACCGGGGAGCCAACAGCAACATGCACATGGTGGAGGCCATGCTCGCCGCGGGCGACGTCACCGGTGAGCGGATCTGGCACCAGCGAGCGCTGCGGATAGCCGGAACGCTGATCGACGAGGTCGCCCGCACCCACGCGTGGCGACTCCCGGAGCACTTCACCCCCGACTGGGAACCCGACCCCGAGTACAACCGCGCACGGCCCCACGACCCCTTCCGCCCGCACGGAACGACGGTCGGCCACTGGCTGGAGTGGGCCCGCTTGCTGCTGCACCTCGAGGCCTCGCTCGGCGACGCGGCCCCCAACTGGCTGATCTCCGACGCGCGCAACCTCTTCGAAGCGGGCATACAGCACGGTTGGCACGCCGACGGGCACCCCGGCTTCGTGTACACGCTCGACTGGCAGGACCGCCCGCAGGTCCGCGAGCGCATGCACTGGGTGGCCACCGAGGCGATCCTGAGCGCGGCGGCGCTGCACCAGCGCACCGGTGAGGCCTACTACCAGCAGTGGTACGCCACCTTCTGGGACTTCGCACGCACCCATCACATCGATCACGGCCGGGGGAGCTGGCTCCACGAGCTCACCCCGGACGGGCGGCCTTCGCGCTCCGTCTGGTCCGGCAAACCGGACGTCTACCACGCCTACCAGGCAACGCTGTTCCCCCAGCTCCCCCTCGCCCCCGCCGCGGCCGTGGCGCTGCGGAACTGA
- a CDS encoding MFS transporter produces the protein MSVSTAEKEESTPARKRGNWINDWRPENPAFWRSKGRKIAWKNLGISVVAEHLGFNVWTLMSIVVVGLDEVGYSFGVGQQLWLLILPNLIGALLRVPYTFAVPRFGGRGWTTTSVCLLLIPCAMLAAAVTAENTPYWFFLLTAAAMGVGGGNFSSSMTNISFFFPEHRKGLALGLNAAGGNIGVAVSQLLVPFVMHLGAGVNLSYAALMWMPVIILTGACSWRYMNSLTAAKPDNGSYREAVRSRHTPVMALLYVGTFGSFIGFSFAFPSLIEIAFSDFSSFMGIAFIGALIGSVARPLGGWFSDRIGGARITMWNFLGLAAGTVGVLAGTHLDSFAVFFGPFVLLFVLTGIGNGSTYRMIPPVFVREAEQRAARTGEDLETAHRAAKRRSGAVIGVVGAVGAFGGVLINLVFKFSLQATGTLTPALLSVFALFLVCAAMTWWHYIRTDVPRTERARAAGV, from the coding sequence GTGAGCGTCTCGACCGCGGAGAAAGAAGAGAGCACCCCCGCGCGGAAACGCGGGAACTGGATCAACGACTGGCGCCCGGAGAACCCCGCTTTCTGGCGCAGCAAGGGCAGAAAAATCGCCTGGAAAAATCTGGGCATATCGGTCGTGGCCGAACACCTCGGTTTCAACGTGTGGACCCTGATGAGCATAGTCGTCGTCGGGCTGGACGAGGTCGGCTACTCCTTCGGGGTCGGCCAGCAGCTCTGGTTGCTGATCCTGCCCAACCTGATCGGGGCTCTGCTGCGCGTTCCCTACACCTTCGCCGTCCCCCGTTTCGGCGGCAGAGGCTGGACCACCACCAGCGTCTGCCTGCTGCTCATACCGTGCGCGATGCTCGCCGCAGCGGTGACGGCCGAGAACACCCCGTACTGGTTCTTCCTGCTCACAGCTGCCGCCATGGGGGTCGGAGGGGGCAACTTCTCCTCCTCGATGACCAACATCTCCTTCTTCTTCCCCGAGCACCGGAAAGGTCTGGCCCTCGGCCTCAACGCGGCGGGAGGCAACATCGGGGTCGCCGTGAGCCAGCTGCTCGTCCCGTTCGTCATGCATCTGGGCGCGGGGGTCAACCTCTCCTACGCCGCGCTCATGTGGATGCCGGTCATCATTCTCACCGGAGCGTGCTCGTGGCGGTACATGAACAGCCTCACCGCGGCGAAACCGGACAACGGCTCCTACCGGGAAGCCGTGCGCAGCAGGCACACCCCCGTCATGGCACTGCTCTACGTGGGAACATTCGGCTCTTTCATCGGTTTCTCCTTCGCCTTCCCATCCCTGATCGAGATCGCGTTCAGCGATTTCTCCTCCTTCATGGGAATCGCCTTCATCGGGGCGCTGATCGGTTCGGTGGCACGTCCCCTCGGAGGATGGTTCTCCGATCGGATCGGCGGCGCGCGGATCACCATGTGGAACTTCCTCGGTCTGGCAGCGGGCACGGTCGGTGTGCTTGCGGGTACCCACCTCGACAGCTTCGCCGTCTTCTTCGGACCGTTCGTGCTGCTGTTCGTGCTGACCGGCATCGGGAACGGCTCCACCTACCGCATGATCCCCCCGGTCTTCGTCCGGGAGGCCGAGCAGCGCGCGGCGCGTACCGGTGAGGACCTGGAAACCGCGCACCGAGCGGCCAAACGCCGCTCCGGTGCCGTGATCGGCGTGGTCGGCGCGGTCGGCGCCTTCGGCGGGGTGCTGATCAACCTGGTCTTCAAGTTCTCCCTGCAGGCGACGGGAACGCTCACCCCCGCGCTGCTGTCCGTGTTCGCCCTGTTCCTGGTCTGCGCAGCGATGACATGGTGGCACTACATCCGCACCGACGTCCCGCGGACGGAGCGGGCACGTGCGGCGGGCGTTTAA
- a CDS encoding uroporphyrinogen-III synthase, producing the protein MTTTRQEQRTLTGFTVGTTATRRVEELATMLHRRGAEVRHGPAIRILPLADDGELFEMSESLLRNPPDVVVITTGIGFRGWLEAAEGWGFGAELAGVLGSTRILARGPKATGAVRAAGLSECWAPESESTSGILARLRGENLSGCRVAVQLHGQRMPEFTAELRAAGAEVIEVPAYRWSRPHDEAPLDRLVDEVLTRRIDALVFTSAPAVTNTLDLARRTGRRRELLASLRQHVLVTCVGPVCAAPLEGLEIPVIFPQRPRLGSLVRSLDESLPARVRRLDIGGNHVELRGQGVLLNGELRPVPPSPMALLRKLSEHPGKVLSRRELVDALPNGGEEHAVEMAIGRLRTALGNERFVQTVIKRGYRLALDDTEMRALAQR; encoded by the coding sequence ATGACCACGACACGGCAGGAACAGCGCACGCTGACCGGGTTCACCGTGGGAACGACGGCCACGCGCCGGGTCGAGGAACTGGCGACCATGCTGCACCGACGTGGAGCCGAGGTGCGCCACGGCCCGGCCATCAGGATTCTGCCGCTCGCCGACGACGGCGAATTGTTCGAGATGAGCGAATCACTGCTGCGGAATCCGCCGGACGTGGTCGTGATAACCACGGGGATCGGTTTCCGGGGCTGGTTGGAGGCGGCCGAGGGCTGGGGGTTCGGGGCCGAGCTGGCCGGGGTGCTCGGCTCGACGAGGATCCTGGCCCGCGGCCCGAAAGCCACCGGGGCGGTTCGCGCCGCGGGGCTCTCCGAGTGCTGGGCTCCGGAGTCCGAGAGCACCTCGGGAATACTCGCCCGGCTGCGCGGGGAGAACCTCTCCGGATGTCGCGTGGCGGTCCAGCTGCACGGACAGCGGATGCCGGAGTTCACTGCGGAGCTGCGCGCGGCCGGGGCCGAGGTCATCGAGGTGCCCGCCTACCGCTGGTCCCGACCGCACGACGAAGCCCCGCTCGACCGGCTGGTGGACGAAGTGCTCACCCGGAGGATCGATGCGCTGGTCTTCACGAGCGCCCCCGCGGTGACGAACACGCTCGACCTCGCGCGGCGGACCGGTCGGCGACGGGAACTGCTCGCCTCGCTGCGGCAGCACGTGCTGGTCACCTGCGTCGGTCCGGTCTGCGCCGCTCCGCTGGAAGGACTCGAGATTCCGGTCATCTTCCCGCAACGCCCCCGGCTCGGTTCGCTGGTGCGTTCGCTCGACGAGAGCCTGCCCGCGCGGGTCCGGCGGCTGGACATCGGCGGGAACCACGTGGAACTGCGCGGACAGGGCGTTCTGCTCAACGGTGAGCTGCGCCCCGTCCCGCCCAGTCCCATGGCCCTGCTGCGCAAGCTCTCCGAGCACCCCGGCAAGGTGCTGTCCCGGCGCGAGCTCGTCGACGCCCTGCCGAACGGCGGAGAGGAGCACGCCGTCGAGATGGCGATCGGACGACTGCGCACCGCCCTCGGCAACGAGCGCTTCGTCCAGACCGTCATCAAGCGCGGCTACCGACTCGCCCTGGACGACACCGAGATGCGCGCGCTGGCGCAGCGATGA